The following coding sequences are from one Coffea arabica cultivar ET-39 chromosome 11e, Coffea Arabica ET-39 HiFi, whole genome shotgun sequence window:
- the LOC113718923 gene encoding uncharacterized protein — protein sequence MSGLSIAGAPRTEHDQTTTTMTSGSGTKHRLQQAPKPLPQQQQQVAAAGGVMGSLRVIELQLVAFIMVFSASGLVPILDIVYPAFTTAYLITLSRLAFPSHGRTTGSEEIFRGSRLFRIYVVVGTTVGLFLPLAYVLGGFARGDEHAVRSATPHLFLLSFQILTENIISGLSLFSPPVRALVPLLYTVRRIFVIIDWIHDVWLNKTLPANAEFRDIAWFWFGRGLAAANFVYFFVNLFCFLIPRFLPRAFERYFKERDEIHSKIEEDKRSAAMNRSQQADGKKAD from the exons ATGTCAGGCCTATCAATTGCAGGGGCTCCCCGTACCGAGCACGATCAAACGACAACAACCATGACCTCCGGCTCCGGAACAAAACATCGCCTACAGCAGGCGCCGAAGCCACTTCCACAGCAACAGCAGCAGGTGGCAGCGGCTGGAGGAGTAATGGGATCCCTCCGTGTCATAGAGCTCCAACTAGTCGCATTTATTATGGTGTTCTCTGCCAGTGGCCTAGTCCCCATCCTTGACATTGTGTATCCCGCATTCACCACTGCTTATCTAATTACACTCTCCCGGTTGGCATTTCCATCCCATGGTAGAACAACTGGGTCGGAGGAGATATTCCGCGGAAGTCGACTTTTCCGAATTTATGTAGTTGTCGGGACTACTGTAGGCCTGTTTTTGCCCTTAGCTTATGTTCTGGGAGGATTTGCAAGAGGGGATGAGCATGCCGTCCGGTCAGCCACCCCTCACCTCTTCTTGCTCTCATTTCAGATACTCACCGAGAACATTATAAGCGGGCTTTCGTTGTTCTCGCCTCCGGTTAGAGCACTAGTCCCCTTGCTTTACACTGTGAGGAGAATTTTCGTCATCATTGATTGGATACATGACGTCTGGCTGAACAAAACTTTGCCTGCAAATGCTGAATTCCGG GACATCGCATGGTTTTGGTTCGGAAGGGGCCTGGCGGCTGCAAATTTTGTGTATTTCTTCGTCaatctcttttgttttcttatCCCTCGTTTTCTTCCGAGGGCATTCGAGAGGTATTTCAAGGAGAGGGATGAAATACATTCGAAGATTGAAGAAGACAAGCGTTCAGCTGCAATGAACAGATCGCAGCAGGCGGACGGCAAAAAGGCAGACTGA
- the LOC113718658 gene encoding heavy metal-associated isoprenylated plant protein 8-like, which translates to MSPKGNIVLQVYIHCPGCEETVVKSLRGYDGVEGIEVDSKNHIVIVKGEKADPTKVAKRLRKKSGKYVKLISPIPPKDKKEEKKEEKREVYVPKGVEVVLKVHLHCEGCAKDVKHCIHKMPGVRTVEPNMEKNMVTVKGGIEPQKLVEFVKKRAGKHAEIEIVKPEKQKQSEDKKNGKECETEKHCNKSGGKEWYANFCPELVYAPQLFSDENPNACSIM; encoded by the exons ATGAGCCCAAAAGGAAATATTGTCCTGCAAGTGTATATTCATTGTCCAGGTTGTGAGGAAACTGTGGTCAAGAGCTTGAGGGGCTACGACg GTGTCGAAGGAATTGAGGTGGATTCAAAGAATCATATAGTTATTGTCAAGGGAGAAAAGGCTGATCCCACGAAGGTGGCAAAGAGGCTCAGGAAAAAAAGCGGCAAATATGTTAAGTTGATCTCACCCATTCCGCCAAaggacaagaaagaagaaaagaaagaagagaaaagagaggtttaCGTT CCTAAGGGGGTTGAAGTGGTGCTTAAAGTGCACCTGCATTGCGAAGGCTGTGCCAAGGATGTTAAGCATTGCATCCATAAGATGCCTG GAGTACGAACTGTTGAGCCTAATATGGAGAAGAATATGGTGACTGTAAAGGGAGGAATTGAACCACAAAAGCTTGTGGAGTTTGTGAAGAAAAGAGCAGGGAAGCATGCTGAGATTGAGATTGTTAAACCAGAAAAGCAAAAACAAAGTGAGGACAAGAAGAATGGGAAAGAATGCGAGACTGAGAAGCATTGCAACAAGAGTGGTGGGAAAGAATGGTACGCCAATTTCTGCCCTGAACTTGTCTATGCCCCTCAATTGTTCAGCGACGAAAATCCCAATGCCTGCTCTATTATGTGA
- the LOC113719656 gene encoding uncharacterized protein → MGKLICDSTASSPVIPWRDPTSTPTVDLVDQSTAGPPTTTTSWDDVSGLEEQQKRHLTRLQAKGVLWKHPEDQNMSVVFRLSHGGEVEADGNCLFTASRKAMGSVLTAKELRRRTVRRFLEDLGSATNEVREKIESAIKHMYSPDLKSGWGIHVVQEIKLLAKKEDRLGLDSAINELLQLGMQRELAADSIYKERCIAVDNGSSWAKYMSISGSPDDEYEIITLQYTDEGLLTVDENRDGHAAAFGDDIAIECLATEFKREIFVVQAHGSDAMVDEDNCVFFLPHRPRSEICEPPFFLFMKGTGWCGAGGDHYEPLIAHPSSFVSQEKVAMVL, encoded by the exons ATGGGAAAGTTAATTTGCGACTCGACGGCGTCGTCACCGGTCATCCCATGGAGAGACCCAACTTCAACTCCAACGGTGGATCTCGTTGACCAGTCAACGGCCGGCCCGCCAACAACAACGACGTCGTGGGATGACGTTTCAGGATTAGAGGAGCAGCAGAAAAGGCACCTGACGAGGCTGCAGGCAAAAGGGGTTTTGTGGAAGCATCCAGAGGATCAGAACATGTCGGTCGTCTTCAGGTTAAGTCACGGCGGAGAGGTGGAAGCCGACGGAAATTGTTTGTTTACGGCGTCGAGGAAGGCCATGGGGTCAGTTTTAACGGCAAAGGAGTTGAGGCGGAGGACGGTGAGGAGGTTCTTGGAGGATCTTGGATCCGCGACTAATGAGGTCAGGGAAAAGATTGAATCGGCAATTAAGCATATGTATTCGCCGGATCTGAAGTCCGGTTGGGGGATCCATGTGGTTCAGGAGATTAAGTTGTTGGCTAAGAAAGAAGATCGTCTGGGTCTTGATTCCGCCATCAATGAGCTACTACAGCTTGGGATGCAGAG AGAATTGGCTGCGGATTCTATTTACAAAGAGAGATGTATAGCTGTCGACAATGGTTCAAGTTGGGCAAAGTACATGTCAATCTCTGGTTCCCCTGATGATGAATATGAAATTATCACTTTGCAATACACAGATGAGGGTTTGCTGACTGTAGATGAGAATAGAGATGGCCATGCTGCTGCTTTTGGAGATGACATTGCAATAGAGTGTCTTGCGACGGAGTTCAAAAGAGAGATCTTTGTG GTGCAAGCACATGGATCAGATGCAATGGTTGATGAAGATAATTGTGTTTTCTTCTTACCACATCGGCCAAGGAGTGAAATCTGTGAaccccctttttttcttttcatgaaGGGAACAG GTTGGTGCGGCGCTGGTGGTGACCATTATGAGCCTCTTATTGCTCATCCTTCCTCATTTGTCTCCCAGGAGAAGGTTGCCATGGTTCTTTAG